A single region of the Ciconia boyciana chromosome 13, ASM3463844v1, whole genome shotgun sequence genome encodes:
- the ANTKMT gene encoding adenine nucleotide translocase lysine N-methyltransferase isoform X1: MEPEEPGEAAGGRPGGEALGGRGLLELAVASGVAAWATWAALLMPGFRRVPLRLQVPYQPSGPQQVANALALLRERSGKTVDLGSGDGRLVLEAYKQGLRPAVGYELNPWLLCLSNYRAWKAGYRGKVSFLKKDLWKVNLSDCYNVIVFLAPSVKPPLAAKLLAELPDEARVVAGRYPFPSWTPTSTLGQGLEQVWAYDMKEVRQVAQSRAEGSPV, from the exons ATGGAGCCGGAGGagccgggggaggcggcgggggggcggccggggggggaggCGCTGGGCGGGCGcgggctgctggagctggcggTGGCCAGCGGGGTGGCCGCCTGGGCCACCTGGGCCGCCCTGCTGATGCCCGGCTTCCGCCGCGTCCCCCTGCGGCTCCAG gtGCCCTACCAGCCCTCCGGGCCCCAGCAAGTGGCGAACGCCCTGGCGCTGCTGCGGGAGCGCTCGGGGAAGACGGTGGATCTGGGATCGGGAGATGGACGGCTT gtGCTAGAGGCTTATAAGCAAGGTCTCAGACCAGCCGTTGGCTATGAGCTCAACCCCTGGCTGCTGTGTCTCTCCAACTACCGGGCCTGGAAGGCTGGGTACCGCGGGAAGgtttccttcctgaagaaagATCTCTGGAAG GTGAATCTCTCCGATTGCTACAATGTGATCGTATTCCTGGCCCCCAGCGTG aaACCTCCCCTAGCTGCCAAGCTCCTTGCAGAACTCCCTGATGAAGCCCGGGTGGTGGCTGGACGCtaccccttcccctcctggacccccaccagcacccttgggcaggggctggagcaagTCTGGGCCTATGACATGAAGGAGGTGCGGCAGGTGGCGCAGAGCCGCGCAGAAGGAAGCCCGGTCTAA
- the ANTKMT gene encoding adenine nucleotide translocase lysine N-methyltransferase isoform X2, which produces MEPEEPGEAAGGRPGGEALGGRGLLELAVASGVAAWATWAALLMPGFRRVPLRLQVLEAYKQGLRPAVGYELNPWLLCLSNYRAWKAGYRGKVSFLKKDLWKVNLSDCYNVIVFLAPSVKPPLAAKLLAELPDEARVVAGRYPFPSWTPTSTLGQGLEQVWAYDMKEVRQVAQSRAEGSPV; this is translated from the exons ATGGAGCCGGAGGagccgggggaggcggcgggggggcggccggggggggaggCGCTGGGCGGGCGcgggctgctggagctggcggTGGCCAGCGGGGTGGCCGCCTGGGCCACCTGGGCCGCCCTGCTGATGCCCGGCTTCCGCCGCGTCCCCCTGCGGCTCCAG gtGCTAGAGGCTTATAAGCAAGGTCTCAGACCAGCCGTTGGCTATGAGCTCAACCCCTGGCTGCTGTGTCTCTCCAACTACCGGGCCTGGAAGGCTGGGTACCGCGGGAAGgtttccttcctgaagaaagATCTCTGGAAG GTGAATCTCTCCGATTGCTACAATGTGATCGTATTCCTGGCCCCCAGCGTG aaACCTCCCCTAGCTGCCAAGCTCCTTGCAGAACTCCCTGATGAAGCCCGGGTGGTGGCTGGACGCtaccccttcccctcctggacccccaccagcacccttgggcaggggctggagcaagTCTGGGCCTATGACATGAAGGAGGTGCGGCAGGTGGCGCAGAGCCGCGCAGAAGGAAGCCCGGTCTAA
- the CCDC78 gene encoding coiled-coil domain-containing protein 78 yields MDSAENKNVQLQDRNERLYRLGDLQERMGKLTGSKTDLSARTVFSEEEKLKISKDLVDLQIETNKMKEQYEMENFELKNTTLALENRVLELELCSEKVTGERDALRERLHALETSRKELADEYIILKSNYLALGKELDQEVMKNEELSLELLNLATARSTLPRTESDHYRSPAMAGESSAELERVRATVRRLSARKVKPEDVVASEHERQRLERNLLGNQDHIKVELEKLKKTYDSQQQKLEERVIAMGKELQEAKAAIGDTQHKLAEQSAVLLTSQSQLQEVEAENSRLQLRLKELNEEYRFRLAQYIKDVADYMDSKSSHVTGPSKAPADHAPMKRFVDSMLKDIRASYKSREEQLAGAARGYKKRMKNLVKKHENLLIAYRLQREQIRSLGSSATDCGPAELHFSITDPELLTNTTRELNQLREDKAKLEMQLHELQKKRLKETSGFPLSPEQQLDEEGWAEVRKQLREFARTTQEDLEQERSQLLTRAIAAEEQVSELQEYIDKHLARYKQEILRLRKLAGSEVPRTLSAGAADTHSLPRARRTVSHQP; encoded by the exons ATGGATTCTGCAGAGAACAAGAAT GTGCAGCTGCAGGATAGGAATGAGAGGCTGTACCGGCTCGGAGACCTgcaggagaggatggggaagcTGACTGGCTCCAAAACAGATTTGTCAGCCAGAACGGTCTtcagtgaagaggaaaaactgaag ATTTCCAAAGACCTTGTTGATCTCCAGATTGAgacaaacaaaatgaaggaaCAGTATGAGATGGAGaactttgaactgaaaaatacG ACCCTGGCCCTGGAGAACCgtgtgctggagctggagctctGCAGTGAGAAAGTCACTGGGGAGCGGGATGCCTTACGGGAACGTCTGCACGCTCTGGAGACCAGTCGGAAGGAGCTGGCGGATGAGTAcatcattttgaaaagcaattacCTGGCCCTAGGCAAAGAACTGGACCAGGAG GTCATGAAGAACGAAGAGCTCAGCCTAGAGCTGCTCAACCTGGCCACTGCCAGGAGCACCCTTCCCCGCACAGAGAGCGACCACTACCGCTCCCCCGCCATGGCCGGTGAATCCTCTGCTGAGCTGGAAAGAGTGCGAGCAACGGTGCGCCGTCTCTCAGCTCGGAAGGTGAAG CCAGAAGATGTAGTTGCCTCTGAACACGAGCGGCAAAGGCTGGAGAGAAAC TTGCTTGGAAACCAGGATCACATAAAAGTGGAGcttgaaaaactgaagaaaacctATGATtcgcagcagcagaagctggaagaGAGAGT GATCGCAatggggaaggagctgcaggaggcgAAGGCAGCGATCGGGGACACCCAGCACAAGCTGGCAGAGCAGTCAGCG GTGCTGCTCACCTCCCAGAGCCAGCTCCAAGAGGTGGAGGCGGAGAACTCCCGGCTGCAGCTCCGGCTGAAGGAGCTGAACGAGGAATATCGCTTCCGGCTTGCACAGTACATCAAGGACGTGGCG GACTACATGGACAGCAAATCCAGCCACGTAACAGGGCCTAGCAAAGCCCCAGCTGATCATGCTCCCATGAAACGTTTTGTGGACAGCATGCTGAAGGATATCAGGGCTTCCTACAAGTCTCGGGAAGAGCAGCTAGCTGGAGCAGCACGTGGCTACAAGAAACGCATGAAGAACTTGGTCAAGAAGCATGAGAACCTGCTGATTGCTTACAG GCTCCAGCGAGAGCAGATCCGGTCCTTGGGCAGCAGCGCTACAGATTGTGGCCCTGCCGAGCTCCACTTTTCCATCACAGACCCAGAGCTGCTGACAAACACAACTCGGGAGCTAAACCAGCTGCGGGAGGATAAAGCAAAACTGGAGATGCAGCTACATGAATTGCAGAAG aaaagactgaaagaaaccTCTGGCTTTCCGCTGTCTCCTGAGCA GCAGCTGGATGAGGAGGGCTGGGCAGAGGTCAGGAAGCAGCTCCGGGAGTTCGCACGCACCACCCAG GAGGAtttggagcaggagaggagccagcTGCTGACTCGGGCGATCGCGGCAGAAGAGCAGGTGTCGGAGCTGCAGGAATACATAGATAAACATCTTGCAAG GTACAAGCAGGAGATCCTGCGGTTGAGGAAGCTCGCTGGCAGCGAGGTGCCACGCACACTCAGTGCTGGCGCGGCCGATACTCACTCACTGCCCAGAGCCAGAAGGACCGTCAGCCACCAACCGTAG